One Urechidicola croceus genomic window, GTATGTTGAGTTCTTAAATTTGATGCAACTACATTTGGTGAAAAGTTTAATTTATCGGCAAGTTCTATAACCAATTTTCTAGTTTTTTCACTTACATCAGGATAGCCTTTTAATGCTTTAGATACTGTACTTACCGATATATTTAATTCGTATGCTAGATCTTGTAATGTTATTTGTGCCATATTATTTTAAACTCCAACCACTTCGATAATCTCTGCTTACGAATTGATTTCCTTTTTTAAAATTAGTAATTTCCATATTTTTACTATCCCATAGTAGTTTCTTTCTTCCTTCAAAGCTGTTTTTACCGGTTTTAGTCATATAACTTCTGATAGCTAAGTTACCAATTAATAATGATTCTGTCAATGGGCCTGCAAAATCAAATGAAGAGGTTAAATCTTTGTGTTTTTGACCTCCAAAACCTTCTTTACATGCTTCTGTCCAAAAAATATGATGTCCATTTTCTGGTAGATTATTAGTTAGTGAACTTTTAGGAATTTCAATTATTTCTCCAGAATTTAAGTAAACTTTTGGGTTTCTACCATATGTGCCGCAAGTCATAATGCCTTTTTCTCCCATCATTATGACTCCATTAGAACTATCTTCGTCTCCTATATTATGGTCAGCAGGTATTAAATCTGGATGAAAAGGTCTTAATCCACCGTCTGTCCAAGTCATTTTTAAACCTATAGGGTTTTTTTCTGTTGCTTCAAATGTCAATTGAGTTCTTGAAGATGGAGGACAAGATTCTGGATAATAATCAGGATTCCAGTCTTTTGTGAAAATTGCACCTACACTAGTTTCAACTTCAGTAGGGTATTTTAATCCTAAAACTCTAAATGGAGGATCCATTAAATGGCATCCCATATCACCCAAAGCTCCAGTTCCAAAATTCCACCAACCTCTCCATTTAAATGGATGGTATAATGGATGATAATCAACCATTTCGGCAGGACCAATCCAAGAGTCCCAAGCCAATCCATCAATCATTTTTACTTTTTCTGTTGGAGTAGGAATTCCTTGAGGCCATACAGGACGATTGGTCCATACATGAACTTCGTTTACTGAGCCTATAATTCCACTATCAAACCATTTTGTCATTTGCTTTACACCATCACCTGATGCTCCTTGGTTTCCCATTTGAGTTACTGATTTATATGTACTTGCGGCTTTGGTTAGAATTCGTGCTTCTTTAATATTATGAGTTAGTGGTTTTTGAACATACACATGTTTCCCAAGTTGCATTGAAGCCAATGCAGCAACAGCGTGAGTGTGATCTGGTGTAGAGATTGTTATAGCGTCAATATCTTTAGAAGACTTTTCGAGCATTTTTCTGAAGTCTTTATATTTTTTAGCTTTTGTA contains:
- a CDS encoding Gfo/Idh/MocA family protein — encoded protein: MNSTSKNSRRNFIKKSAVAAVGFSIIPRHVLGKGFIAPSDKLNIAVIGGGGKGKSDALNAWNNGSNNITAICDVDWNMSKELMDKFTKAKKYKDFRKMLEKSSKDIDAITISTPDHTHAVAALASMQLGKHVYVQKPLTHNIKEARILTKAASTYKSVTQMGNQGASGDGVKQMTKWFDSGIIGSVNEVHVWTNRPVWPQGIPTPTEKVKMIDGLAWDSWIGPAEMVDYHPLYHPFKWRGWWNFGTGALGDMGCHLMDPPFRVLGLKYPTEVETSVGAIFTKDWNPDYYPESCPPSSRTQLTFEATEKNPIGLKMTWTDGGLRPFHPDLIPADHNIGDEDSSNGVIMMGEKGIMTCGTYGRNPKVYLNSGEIIEIPKSSLTNNLPENGHHIFWTEACKEGFGGQKHKDLTSSFDFAGPLTESLLIGNLAIRSYMTKTGKNSFEGRKKLLWDSKNMEITNFKKGNQFVSRDYRSGWSLK